A part of Gallus gallus isolate bGalGal1 chromosome 26, bGalGal1.mat.broiler.GRCg7b, whole genome shotgun sequence genomic DNA contains:
- the KLHL12 gene encoding kelch-like protein 12, translating to MAPPKDIMTNSHAKSILNAMNALRKSNTLCDVTLRVEHKDFPAHRIVLAACSDYFCAMFTSELSEKDKPYVDIQGLTASTMEILLDFVYTETVHVTVENVQELLPAACLLQLKGVKQACCEFLESQLDPSNCLGIRDFAETHNCVDLMQAAEVFSQKHFPEVVQHEEFILLNQEEVEKLIKCDEIQVDSEEPVFEAVINWVKHSKKDREASLPELLQYVRMPLLTPRYITDVIDTEPFIRCSLQCRDLVDEAKKFHLRPELRSQMQGPRTRARLGANEVLLVIGGFGSQQSPIDVVEKYDPKTQEWSFLPSITRKRRYVATVSLHDRIYVIGGYDGRSRLSSVECLDYTSDEDGIWYSVAPMNVRRGLAGATTLGDMIYVSGGFDGSRRHTSMERYDPNIDQWSMLGDMQTAREGAGLVVANGVIYCLGGYDGLNILNSVERYDPHTGHWTNVTPMATKRSGAGVALLNDHIYVVGGFDGTAHLSSVEAYNIRTDSWTTVTSMTTPRCYVGATVLRGRLYAIAGYDGNSLLSSIECYDPIIDSWEVVTSLGMQRCDAGVCVLREK from the exons ATGGCCCCCCCCAAGGACATCATGACCAACTCGCACGCCAAGTCCATCCTCAACGCCATGAACGCGCTGCGGAAGAGCAACACGCTGTGCGACGTCACGCTGCGCGTGGAGCACAAGGACTTCCCGGCCCACCGCATCGTGCTGGCCGCCTGCAGCGACTATTTCTGCGCCATGTTCACCAGCGAG CTCTCAGAGAAAGACAAACCCTACGTGGACATCCAGGGGCTGACAGCTTCCACCATGGAGATCCTGCTGGATTTTGTGTACACAGAAACTGTTCACGTGACGGTAGAGAACGTCCAGGAGCTGCTCCCGGCAGCgtgcctgctgcagctgaaag GCGTGAAACAAGCTTGCTGTGAGTTTCTAGAAAGCCAGCTGGATCCATCAAATTGTTTGGGCATTCGGGATTTTGCTGAGACACACAATTGTGTTGATCTAATGCAAGCTGCAGAGGTCTTCAGCCAGAAACATTTTCCAGAGGTGGTTCAGCATGAAGAGTTTATTCTCTTAAATCAAGAAGAGGTTGAAAAGCTCATCAAGTGTGATGAAATTCAG GTGGACTCGGAAGAACCTGTGTTTGAGGCCGTTATAAATTGGGTGAAGCACTCAAAAAAGGACCGGGAGGCGTCGCTGCCGGAGCTGCTGCAGTACGTGCGCATGCCGCTCCTCACCCCGCGCTACATCACGGACGTCATCGACACCGAG CCGTTCATCCGATGCAGTCTGCAGTGCAGAGACCTCGTCGATGAAGCAAAGAAGTTCCATCTCCGTCCCGAGCTCCGGAGCCAGATGCAGGGACCCAGGACCAGAGCCCGTCTGG GAGCAAACGAAGTGCTGCTCGTGATCGGCGGCTTTGGCAGCCAGCAGTCACCCATTGATGTTGTGGAGAAGTACGACCCCAAGACTCAGGAGTGGAGTTTCTTGCCC AGCATCACCCGTAAGAGGCGTTACGTCGCGACCGTGTCCCTGCACGACCGGATCTACGTCATCGGGGGCTACGATGGCCGCTCGCGCCTCAGCTCGGTGGAGTGCTTGGATTACACGTCAGATGAGGATGGGATCTGGTACTCCGTAGCACCCATGAACGTGCGGCGCGGGCTGGCGGGAGCCACAACCCTGGGAG ATATGATTTATGTTTCTGGCGGGTTCGATGGGAGCCGACGCCACACCAGCATGGAACGCTACGACCCAAACATCGACCAGTGGAGTATGCTGGGAGACATGCAGACAGCACGGGAAGGAGCGGGGCTTGTTGTAGCCAACGGAGTTATCTACTGCCTCG GTGGCTACGATGGGCTGAACATACTGAATTCTGTGGAGAGGTACGATCCCCACACGGGACACTGGACGAATGTCACACCGATGGCCACTAAGCGCTCAG GCGCTGGAGTGGCTCTGCTGAACGACCACATTTACGTTGTTGGTGGGTTCGATGGGACGGCACATCTCTCCTCTGTGGAAGCCTACAACATCCGCACTGATTCCTGGACCACTGTAACCAGCATGACCACCCCCCGCTGCTACGTGGGGGCCACCGTGCTGCGGGGAAGGCTGTATGCGATCGCCGG GTATGATGGCAACTCGCTGTTGAGCAGCATTGAGTGCTACGATCCCATCATCGACAGCTGGGAAGTGGTGACCTCCCTGGGGATGCAGCGCTGTGACGCCGGGGTCTGCGTCCTTCGGGAGAAGTGA
- the RABIF gene encoding guanine nucleotide exchange factor MSS4, translating to MAAACAEMEPAAAPPSSPPAPVAASPGSAGLVCAQGRNLKAVLCQRCGSRVLLPGAATFARRELLLPAMRKKATADGDGDGDGDVLQEHWLVRDMFSFENVGFTRDVGNVKFLVCADCEAGPIGWHCLDDKDSFYVALERVAHE from the exons ATGGCGGCGGCCTGTGCGGAGATGGAGCCGGCGGCGGCgcctccttcttctcctcctgctcccgTCGCCGCCTCGCCGGGATCGGCCGGGTTGGTGTGCGCGCAGGGCCGGAACCTGAAGGCGGTGCTGTGCCAGCGCTGCGGCTCCcgggtgctgctgcccggtgccgcCACCTTCGCCCGCCGTGAG ctgctgctgcccgccATGAGGAAGAAGGCGACGGCGGACGGGGACGGGGATGGCGACGGCGacgtgctgcaggagcactggCTGGTGCGCGACATGTTCTCCTTCGAGAACGTGGGCTTCACCCGCGACGTGGGCAACGTCAAGTTCCTGGTGTGCGCCGACTGCGAGGCCGGGCCCATCGGCTGGCACTGCCTGGACGACAAGGACAGCTTCTACGTGGCGCTGGAGCGCGTGGCCCACGAGTGA